A part of Acidobacteriota bacterium genomic DNA contains:
- a CDS encoding NnrS family protein, which produces MILDRWRWLFSGGFRCFFLGGAIWAVSATGLWLAALAHGTGPAARGGLFWHGHEMLFGFAGAAAAGFALTALPNWTGTPPLAGGRLAAAFALWLAGRAAALAAGSITPAAAALADAPFLCVLAAIALWTAGRAPGRAPLPVPAGLLVLAAADLAFHAGACGAWPGGRRLGLVGATHSYVFLIAVISGRIVPAFTRRLLPEGRAASVRSRTGLDLLAVAATLGTGLLDLAGSRSALLLVSPAAAAVHLVRWWGWRPASARRDALTLVLHAGYAWLPAGYALLAAMAAGAPLPRTAAIHAFTLGAMGTMILGIATRAGLGHTGRPRVAPPLLAVAFAGPSVAAALRIGAELAPESWRGAGLAAAGIVFGAAYLAYAARFAPILTGPRVAPPAS; this is translated from the coding sequence ATGATCCTCGACCGGTGGCGCTGGCTGTTCTCCGGTGGATTCCGCTGTTTCTTCTTGGGAGGCGCGATCTGGGCCGTGTCGGCAACCGGCCTCTGGCTCGCCGCGCTCGCCCACGGCACCGGGCCCGCGGCGCGCGGTGGGCTTTTCTGGCACGGCCACGAGATGCTCTTCGGTTTCGCCGGCGCGGCCGCCGCCGGCTTCGCGCTGACGGCGTTGCCCAACTGGACCGGCACGCCGCCTCTCGCCGGCGGGCGACTCGCCGCTGCGTTCGCCCTGTGGCTCGCCGGGCGGGCGGCGGCTCTCGCGGCGGGATCGATTACACCGGCGGCCGCCGCGCTGGCCGATGCCCCGTTCCTCTGCGTGCTGGCGGCGATCGCCTTGTGGACCGCGGGGCGTGCCCCGGGGCGCGCCCCGCTGCCCGTCCCCGCGGGACTGCTCGTCCTGGCCGCGGCCGACCTGGCGTTCCATGCGGGCGCGTGCGGGGCCTGGCCCGGCGGCCGCCGACTGGGCTTGGTCGGGGCGACACATTCGTACGTCTTCCTGATCGCCGTGATCTCCGGGCGAATCGTGCCCGCGTTCACCCGGCGCCTCCTGCCGGAAGGCCGGGCGGCGTCCGTCCGCAGCCGGACAGGGCTCGACCTCCTTGCCGTCGCGGCCACGCTCGGGACGGGTCTTCTTGATCTCGCCGGATCGCGAAGCGCGCTCCTGCTGGTCTCGCCCGCCGCCGCGGCGGTGCATCTCGTCCGGTGGTGGGGATGGCGGCCGGCCTCCGCGAGGCGCGACGCGCTGACGCTGGTCCTCCACGCCGGCTACGCGTGGTTGCCCGCCGGCTACGCGCTGCTGGCCGCGATGGCGGCGGGGGCTCCCCTCCCCCGCACCGCGGCGATCCACGCCTTCACACTCGGGGCGATGGGGACGATGATCCTGGGGATCGCCACCCGCGCGGGCCTGGGGCACACCGGCCGGCCCCGGGTGGCACCTCCCCTGCTCGCCGTCGCGTTTGCCGGGCCTTCCGTCGCCGCCGCCCTCAGGATCGGAGCCGAGCTGGCCCCGGAATCCTGGCGGGGGGCGGGCCTCGCCGCCGCCGGGATCGTGTTCGGTGCTGCCTACCTCGCCTACGCGGCGCGCTTCGCGCCCATCCTCACCGGGCCGAGGGTCGCACCCCCGGCATCATGA
- a CDS encoding ABC transporter permease: MSLRSVAAVAGLQSGEALRNRWFLLYAVAFALLAVGLSALSALGAGQVGLTGFGRTTASLINLSLLVVPLMGLTAGATALAAERERGTLELLAALPLTRGEILAGKFAGLSIALGAALAAALGITGLAIAAGGGLEDLGAYLVFALSTVLLGLAMLAVGLLVSALAPRASLALGVALSLWFLFAFLSDLGLIGSSLVLRLGPEALFRAVLVNPLQAYKLAVLAAIGSSLDVLGPAGHYAMRTFGDTLLPLLGGVLLVWTVLPLLLAGVVLHRRDHP, encoded by the coding sequence ATGAGCCTGCGCTCGGTGGCGGCGGTGGCCGGCCTGCAGAGCGGCGAGGCTCTGCGCAACCGCTGGTTCCTCCTGTATGCGGTGGCCTTCGCGCTGCTGGCCGTGGGACTTTCGGCCCTTTCGGCGCTGGGGGCGGGTCAGGTCGGCCTCACCGGCTTCGGGCGCACCACCGCGAGCCTGATCAACCTCTCTCTCCTCGTCGTTCCCCTGATGGGGCTCACCGCCGGAGCGACCGCCCTCGCCGCCGAGCGCGAACGGGGAACCCTCGAGCTTCTCGCGGCCCTCCCCCTCACGCGAGGCGAGATCCTGGCCGGAAAGTTCGCCGGACTGTCGATCGCCCTCGGCGCGGCCCTGGCGGCGGCATTGGGGATCACGGGCCTCGCCATCGCGGCGGGAGGTGGCCTCGAGGACCTCGGAGCGTACCTCGTGTTCGCGTTGAGCACGGTCCTGCTCGGACTGGCGATGCTCGCCGTGGGCCTGCTCGTCTCGGCGCTGGCGCCGCGGGCGTCGCTCGCGCTCGGCGTCGCGCTGAGCCTGTGGTTTCTGTTCGCGTTCCTGTCCGACCTCGGTCTCATCGGCAGCTCGCTCGTTCTCCGACTGGGACCGGAAGCCCTCTTCCGGGCGGTGCTCGTCAATCCGCTCCAGGCCTACAAGCTCGCGGTGCTCGCCGCGATCGGCTCCTCGCTCGACGTGCTCGGCCCGGCGGGGCACTACGCGATGCGAACGTTCGGGGACACCCTGCTTCCGCTGCTCGGAGGTGTCCTCCTCGTCTGGACCGTCCTGCCGCTGCTGCTCGCGGGGGTCGTGCTCCACCGCCGGGACCATCCGTGA